One Gigantopelta aegis isolate Gae_Host chromosome 1, Gae_host_genome, whole genome shotgun sequence genomic region harbors:
- the LOC121373404 gene encoding cytochrome P450 2B4-like, whose translation MLQEIIKKNLTTILAVAAATLFLRLLTHRRRGIPPGPWLTLPIIGNLLQVSRDPIRSFRKMRKKYGDVFSVYFANRLVIAVNGFEMMREAFVRNGEFFSDRPNVFIIDLITNHKGIIGSSGEVWKEQRKLTLMTLRHLGMGKNLLEGSIQTEATALVEELAKTKGQPIDVNELISTSVSNILSSIVFGKRYEFDDPNFIKFLKVVEKTLGTSPVLTFFPYLRFLPGDLFGFKRMKHDVDMVLTELVDVSIDQHLADYDENNINDFISAYLKEMKLKQSQGETKTSVDRSNLRMTIWNLFIAGTETTATTIRWLLLYFLHFPEVQERCFAEIRDHVGCDREICIKDKTELPYLEATILETLRFADIAPISGMHCVSQETMLNGYRIPTDAIILPVLDSVLSDPQVWGDPENFRPDRFLDENAHLTKPEEHIPFLFGPRNCVGESLARMELFLFVATMVQKFEFLRLKGKALPELESVAGFRQFPNDYMLRAVLRE comes from the coding sequence ATGCTGCAAgaaattataaagaaaaaccTGACCACAATTCTCGCGGTAGCTGCGGCGACGCTGTTCTTACGACTGCTTACCCACCGACGCCGCGGCATCCCCCCGGGACCTTGGTTGACCCTCCCCATCATTGGCAACCTTCTGCAGGTGAGCAGAGACCCGATCAGGTCGTTCAGGAAGATGAGAAAGAAGTACGGAGACGTCTTCAGTGTTTATTTTGCCAATCGCCTGGTGATCGCCGTCAACGGGTTCGAAATGATGAGAGAAGCGTTCGTGAGGAATGGCGAATTCTTTTCTGACAGACCGAACGTCTTCATCATCGACCTGATAACAAATCACAAAGGCATCATCGGATCGAGCGGAGAGGTGTGGAAGGAACAGAGGAAGCTGACGCTGATGACTCTGCGGCATCTGGGCATGGGCAAGAACCTGCTGGAAGGAAGCATTCAAACGGAAGCAACCGCGCTCGTGGAAGAGCTCGCAAAAACAAAAGGACAGCCGATAGACGTTAACGAGCTGATCTCTACGTCGGTGTCCAATATCCTTTCGTCCATCGTGTTCGGCAAGCGGTATGAATTCGACGACCCAAACTTCATCAAGTTCCTGAAGGTGGTCGAGAAGACTCTGGGAACCTCTCCCGTGCTGACCTTCTTCCCATATCTCCGCTTCCTTCCCGGTGACCTCTTCGGGTTCAAGCGCATGAAACACGACGTCGACATGGTGCTCACGGAGTTGGTCGACGTCTCCATAGATCAGCACCTGGCCGACTACGACGAAAACAACATCAATGACTTCATCAGCGCATACCTCAAGGAGATGAAGCTGAAACAGAGTCAGGGGGAGACGAAAACCAGCGTGGACAGATCCAATCTGCGCATGACCATCTGGAATCTCTTCATCGCTGGCACGGAAACGACTGCAACGACAATACGATGGCTGCTCCTCTACTTCCTGCACTTTCCGGAAGTGCAGGAGAGATGCTTCGCGGAGATCCGAGACCACGTGGGATGCGACAGAGAGATTTGTATCAAGGACAAGACGGAACTGCCTTACCTAGAAGCGACAATTCTTGAGACTCTGAGGTTCGCAGACATCGCTCCCATCAGCGGAATGCACTGCGTGTCGCAGGAGACCATGCTGAACGGATACAGGATCCCCACGGACGCCATTATCTTACCTGTTCTCGACTCGGTTCTCTCTGACCCTCAGGTGTGGGGCGATCCGGAGAACTTTCGACCAGATCGATTTCTAGACGAAAATGCCCACTTGACAAAACCCGAAGAACACATCCCGTTCTTGTTCGGTCCTAGAAACTGCGTGGGGGAATCTTTGGCGAGGATGGAGCTTTTCCTGTTCGTGGCTACGATGGTACAGAAATTCGAATTTCTCAGACTGAAGGGAAAGGCCTTGCCGGAGTTAGAATCGGTTGCTGGTTTTAGACAGTTTCCCAACGACTATATGCTAAGAGCTGTGTTGAGAGAATGA